The window ATCACCAAAAAATATGCCGCACGTCGCGTAGAAGATGATGAGCGCAGCGAAGCCTGGTGGCCTCAGTTGCACTCTTTCGCCGTCGGCCTGGAAGGTGCGCCAGACTTGAAAGCCGCGCAAGAAGTGGCTGACCACTTAGGGACTGTGCACCACGAAATTCACTTCACCGTGCAGGAAGGGCTGGATGCCATTCGTGATGTGATTTACCACATCGAAACCTATGACGTCACCACGATTCGCGCCTCAACGCCAATGTACCTGATGTCGCGTAAAATCAAAGCGATGGGCATCAAGATGGTGCTGTCAGGTGAAGGTTCTGACGAAGTATTCGGCGGCTATCTCTATTTCCACAAAGCGCCAAACGCCAAAGAGCTGCATGAAGAAACCGTGCGTAAACTGCTGGCACTGCACCAGTACGACTGCGCCCGCGCGAACAAAGCGATGTCTGCCTGGGGCGTGGAAGCGCGCGTGCCGTTCCTGGACAAAAACTTCCTTGATGTCGCCATGCGCATCAACCCACGCGACAAAATGTGTGGCAACGGCAAGATGGAAAAACACATCCTGCGCGAGTGCTTTGAATCCTACCTGCCGCACAGCGTTGCATGGCGTCAGAAAGAGCAGTTCTCTGACGGCGTAGGCTACAGCTGGATTGATACGCTGAAAGAAGTAGCGGCTCAGCAGGTTACCGATCAGCAGTTGGAGACAGCACGCTTCCGCTTCCCGTACAACACCCCGGGCTCCAAAGAAGCGTATCTGTACCGTGAAATCTTCGAAGAGCTGTTCCCGGTTCCCAGCGCAGCAGAATGCGTACCGGGTGGCCCATCCGTCGCCTGTTCGTCTGCCAAAGCGATTGAGTGGGATGAATCTTTCAAGAAACTGGATGATCCATCAGGCCGTGCGGTTGGCGTACACCAGTCAGCCTACAAATAATTCGATTTAATTTTTTCAGTCAACGGGCCTTTCGTGGCCCGTTTTTGTACGCTTAATTGACTGGGAATACGTGCTTTTTGGCGTTTTTCTCACCATACTGTTCACAACCCAAACAAACGGTACATTGATGGCACTTTTCGGGAAAAAACTAGTTGACGCAATTAGGCCAACTACGCATAATGCGCCCCGCAACGCCGATGAAGGTGACGCGGAAAGGATGGCTACGTAGCTCAGCTGGTTAGAGCACAGCACTCATAATGCTGGGGTCACAGGTTCGATTCCCGTCGTAGCCACCATCTTTTTTGCGGGAGTGGCGAAATTGGTAGACGCACCAGATTTAGGTTCTGGCGCCGCAAGGTGTGCGAGTTCAAGTCTCGCCTCCCGCACCATTATCTTCTCGGTCTGACATCGCTTTTCGAAGCTTGTTAGTGTTTTGTAGTGATTGGGGTATCGCCAAGCGGTAAGGCACCGGTTTTTGATACCGGCATTCCCTGGTTCGAATCCAGGTACCCCAGCCATTTCAAAACATATGCTGAAAAAATTCGTTGTCCTGTTGGGGTATCGCCAAGCGGTAAGGCACTGGTTTTTGATACCAGCATTCCCTGGTTCGAATCCAGGTACCCCAGCCATCTACTTGATGTAGAAGATGTTGTTGAAGTAAGGTAACATTAGCAGTACATTTGGCTACGTAGCTCAGCTGGTTAGAGCACAGCACTCATAATGCTGGGGTCACAGGTTCGATTCCCGTCGTAGCCACCATATTATTGGGGTATCGCCAAGCGGTAAGGCACCGGATTCTGATTCCGGCATTCCGAGGTTCGAATCCTCGTACCCCAGCCAAATTAAGCTGGTAAAACAGCTAGATGCGGGGCGACAATCGAAAGATGTCGCCCCGTTTTCTTATGCGTGGTATTAACATAGTCTAGTGCTAACATATCCCAATCCACTATTCGATTTTCCCAAAGGGCGGGCATGAAGGTTTTATCGACATCCTCTGTTACTCATGATTTCAGCCGCGCTGTGGCGCCAAAGCAGAATGACGTTAGCCAATCACGGCGATCTGTCATACGTGCGCAGTTCAGCACACTGCTGCTCAGCATGGCGTTGCTGTTCTGCTTCATCACTCCGACTTATGCAGCAAACGTCTCTTCTTTCAAGATGTCATCGCAAACGTTCGCTGACCGAATGAATGCCAATCTGACGAAACTCAATATCCCTCTCAAGTTGACCATTAATCTGGAAAAGGGAACGTCCGTCGATGACTTTCAGCACATTTTTAACGAGCACGTCGGACTAATTGGGTCGGTAGAGAGTAAAGGCCAACAGCTTAATGGCCTCGTGATACTCAACGCCGCGTCAGAATCCGCCGATGTAACAAGACAGAATCTGCAAATCGTCACAGCCGCTTTTTCTGCACTATTGGGTGAGAATAATATCGAAAGCCCCGAAGTGACGGAGATGATGTTCGGCCTGCTTCAGGATAGCCAGACCTCAGGTAAGGGCGTTCGACAGGTAGGAAATGCTCGCTTTACAGCAACAACTAATAAGGACACCGATATTATCTTCACCGCTGAGCCAGCGCTGTAGTAGTCGGCGTCCTCATTATCTATCAGACACCAATGGCATACTTCAACGCGCGCTGTTTTAACACGCCAGCGCGCTGTGCAACCATCAGCGCCATATTGCGCGCAAAACTCAACGGCGGTAACGCGTTACTGAACGCGTTATAGAAGAGATCCATCCCGCTTTGCATCATCAGGTTATCCGGCATACGTCGACACTGATAGCGACGTAGCACACGCTCAGAGGCCCACGCCTCTCCTGCATTACGCGCATTAATCAGCACGTCCAACAGCGCCTCGACATCGCGATATCCCAGATTAACCCCCTGCCCTGCCAGCGGGTTGATGGTATGCGCCGCATCGCCCAGTAGCACCAAGCCCGGTTTGATATAGGTTTGCGCATGGCGCCTGACCAGCGGGAATGATCCGGCGGAGAGCGCTTTAACCGTGCCCAATCGCTCAGGAAAGGCGGCTGCAATTTCTTTATCCAACTGAGCGAGCGGCATCGCCTGAAGCTGGCGAATACGCTGCGGGCTGTCGTACCACACCAGCGATCCCCACTGGTCAAATAGCGGCAAAAACGCACGCGGGCCGCTCGGCGTGAACTGCTGCCAGGTGACGTCCTGCTGGGGTTGCGAAGTTTCAATACCAATCAGCATACAAGACTGGCGATACTGCCAGCCGCTGATGCCAATCCCCGCCCACTGGCGAACCTGAGAGTTCGCGCCATCAGCGCCAATCACCAGCGAAGCCGTCAGTTGTTGCCCATCGGCAAGCTGTAAGCACCAGCCATCATTGGTGCGTTGCAGGTTCTGCGGCGTGGCCGGGCAGTAACATTGGCAACGTTCTTCTTCCTGTAAGCTTTCCCAGAGCGCCAATTGCAGCACGCGGTTTTCAACCATGAAGCCCAGCTCAGGCAGATGAATGTCAGCAGCATCGAAAACGACTCTGGCATTCGCCCATTCCCAGGTTTCCAGCCGGCGGTATGGCGCGCTGCGCATTTGCTGTACTCGTGGCCATGCGCCCAGTTCTTTCAGCAACGCAACCGACGCGTAGCCAATCGCCGAGATCCGTAAATCTGGCGGGTAGGCAGCATCAAATGGCGCGGGCATTTCCTGCTCAACTACCGCAACCTGAAACCCTTGCTGTGCCAACCCAAGCGCCGCGGCCGCGCCAACCATGCCACCGCCAACCACAATCGCATCGTAATGCATATTGGCCTATCCTCTCTGGTTCTGGTCTCTTCACACCAGTAAAAATGCATGAAAGTAGTGTACTGGATCTGCGAGTGATTTTTCAGAAAAGCCGCATTTTTATAGAAAGTAAGGGGTTATCAAATCAGCGAGGTTTCCGGCACTGGTCACAACGTCAGCGAACGATTACAATACCCGCCCCAAATGAGGGGAATCTTTCTTATCCGCACTGAGTAATGGCAAGTCGATGACAAAAAAACTGCTTATTAAAACCTGGGGCTGTCAGATGAATGAGTACGATTCATCAAAGATGGCTGATTTACTGGGAAGTACGCACGGCTATGAGCTGACTGAAATCGCTGAAGAAGCCGATGTCCTGCTGCTCAATACCTGTTCGATCCGTGAAAAGGCGCAGGAAAAGGTCTTCCATCAACTTGGCCGTTGGAAAGCGCTGAAAGATCTCAATCCGAATTTGATTATTGGTGTGGGTGGCTGCGTCGCCTCACAGGAAGGCGCGCATATTCGTGAACGTGCGCACTATGTTGACGTTATTTTTGGCCCACAAACCCTGCACCGTCTGCCGGAAATGATTAACCACGTTCAGGGCACACGCAGCCCTATCGTTGATATCAGTTTCCCTGAAATAGAAAAATTTGACCGTCTGCCAGAACCACGTGCCGAAGGGCCAACGGCATTCGTCTCCATCATGGAAGGTTGCAATAAATATTGCACATTCTGCGTGGTGCCTTATACCCGTGGGGAAGAAGTCAGCCGCCCGTGTGATGATGTCTTGTTTGAAATCGCTCAACTGGCAGCGCAAGGCGTACGTGAGGTCAACCTACTGGGACAGAACGTTAACGCCTATCGCGGCGAAACTTATGACGGTGAAATTTGTTCTTTTGCCGAACTGCTGCGTCTGGTCGCCGCTATTGACGGGATCGACCGTATCCGTTTTACCACCAGCCATCCCATTGAATTCACAGACGACATTATCAGCGTCTATGAAGACACGCCGGAACTGGTCAGCTTCCTGCATTTGCCAGTGCAAAGCGGTTCTGACCGTGTGCTGACGATGATGAAACGCCGCCATACCGCACTGGAATACAAAGCGATTATCCGTAAGTTGCATAACGCGCGTCCGGGCATCCTGATCAGTTCTGACTTTATCGTCGGCTTCCCTGGCGAAACGCAGGCTGACTTTGAACAAACGATGAAGCTGATTGCCGATGTGAATTTCGATATGAGCTACAGCTTTGTCTACTCCGCCCGCCCGGGAACACCGGCTGCTGACATGATCGATGACGTGCCGGAAGAAGAGAAAAAGCAGCGTTTGTACCTTCTGCAAGAGCGCATCACGCAGCAGGCAATGCGCTTCAGCCGCCTCATGTTGGGTACCGTCCAGCGTATTCTGGTGGAAGGTACCTCGCGTAAGAGCGTGATGGAGCTGTCTGGCCGTACGGAAAATAACCGCGTCGTCAACTTCGAAGGCACGCCGGATATGATCGGTAAATTCGTCGATGTGGAAATCGTTGATGTTTATACCAACTCCCTGCGTGGTATCGTCGTGCGCACCGAAGATCAAATGGATCTGCGCGTCCATGAATCACCGTCTTCCGTGATTGCGCGTACCCGCAAAGAGAATGAAATCGGCGTTGGGTTCTACCAGCCGTAATCGACGTTCATTCATGTCTCAGCGTGATGATGGGTGGCAAAGCCACCCATTTTTTATGCTCTCTCGGCGGCACGGTTTTGTGGCAAACCCGCTTTATCCTCTGTTTCAATTTCATGGTGCTTACATTTGCTTTTGCGAGGCGGCATCCCAATATCATTATTGTGACTTGCACCATCGGGCATTCACGATGAATAATTCATTCATATGGCGGACACATCAGGCCGTCTGACAACTGTTCATTTTGTGCGGGCAGAATAGCGCCAGCACAGCAACGCTCAAGAGGAATAATTTGAACGTAACGACAAAAGAAATTGCCCTTGAACCCGCAGATAACCAACGCCTGCTCAGCCTTTGCGGTCCATTTGATGACAATATTAAGCAGCTAGAGCGTCGTTTAGGCATCGAGATCAATCGCCGGGATAACCAGTTTAAACTGGTCGGCAAAAACCTGCTGACGCAAGCTGCCGCTGATATCCTGCAACGTCTGTATGTCGATACAGCCCCGGTACGTGGCGTCATCGGTGATATCGATCCTGAGCAAATTCACCTTGCGATTAAAGAATCCCGCGTGCTGGAGCAGTCTGCGGAACACGTTCCTGACTATGGCAAAGTGGTCAATATCCGCACCAAACGCGGCGTAATCAAACCGCGCACGCCAAATCAGGCACAATATGTCGCCAATATACTCGATCATGACATCACGTTTGGCGTTGGCCCGGCAGGAACGGGAAAAACCTACCTAGCCGTCGCTGCCGCCGTGGATGCATTGGAGCGTCAGGATATTCGCCGTATCCTGCTCACGCGACCAGCGGTCGAAGCCGGTGAGAAGCTGGGATTCCTGCCTGGCGATCTGAGCCAGAAAGTCGATCCTTACCTGCGACCACTTTATGATGCCCTGTTTGAAATGCTGGGCTTTGAGCGTGTCGAGAAGCTCATCGAACGCAACGTCATTGAAGTCGCGCCGCTGGCTTACATGCGTGGTCGAACGCTGAACGATGCTTTCATCATTCTGGATGAAAGCCAGAACACTACCATCGAACAGATGAAAATGTTCCTGACGCGTATCGGGTTCAACTCAAAAGCCGTCATCACCGGTGACGTCACGCAGATCGACCTGCCGAAGAATCTCAAATCCGGCTTACGCCACGCCATTGAAGTGCTGGCTGATGTGGAAGAAATTAGCTTTAACTTTTTCCATAGCGAAGACGTGGTGCGCCACCCAGTGGTCGCGCGGATTGTGAATGCCTATGAAGCGTGGGAAAATGCCGAGCAGAAACGTAAAGACGCCTTGGCAGAACAGCGTAAGCGTGAAGCACAGGCTGCGGCATCAGATCAGGAGCAAAAATGAGTCAGGTGATTCTCGATTTACAAATCGCCAGCGAGCAAGCACAGGGGTTACCGGAAGAGAAAGACTTTCAGCGCTGGCTGGAAGGCGTTCTGCCACAGTTTCAGGAAGTCTCTGAAGTCACCATCCGTATCGTGGATGAGGCCGAAAGTCGCGACCTGAATAACACCTACCGCGGGAAAGACAAACCGACCAACGTGCTGTCGTTTCCTTTTGAGGTTCCGCCTGAGGTCGAACTTCCTCTGCTTGGCGATTTAATCATCTGCCGTCAGGTTGTCGAACAAGAAGCCGCAGAGCAGGAAAAAACTGTAGAAGAGCACTGGGCGCACATGGTTGTCCATGGTAGCCTGCATCTGCTAGGGTATGACCATATCGAAGACAGCGAAGCCGAAGAAATGGAAGCGCTGGAAACCGAGATTATGCAAAGTATGGGTTATGCCGATCCTTACCTTGCAGAAAAAGATGGCCTCACCGAATAAATAGAAATACATTTTATATGACCCTAAATAATTCGAGTTGCAAGAAGGCGGCAAGGGAAGGAATCCCGATGAGCTTACACAGGTAAGTGATTCGGGTGAGTGAACGCAGCCAACACACGTGCAGCTTGAAGTATGACGGGTCTCCTCGAGATCGGGAAGATGTCGGGTACTTATCTGCTACACATCAGCAACTGTGCCGTTTCCAGTTGCTGGCAATAATCCCTTAACAAGAGTGATGTTAATTAAAACGCATGAGCGACGACCATTCTCAAAACAGCGATGCACCCAGTCCCAAAAAGGGCTTCTTTTCTCTTATTCTTAATCAGCTTTTTCACGGCGAGCCAAAAGATCGTAACGGTTTACTCACTCTGATTCGCGATTCCGAACAGAATGACCTGATCGA is drawn from Pectobacterium aroidearum and contains these coding sequences:
- a CDS encoding PhoH family protein, giving the protein MNVTTKEIALEPADNQRLLSLCGPFDDNIKQLERRLGIEINRRDNQFKLVGKNLLTQAAADILQRLYVDTAPVRGVIGDIDPEQIHLAIKESRVLEQSAEHVPDYGKVVNIRTKRGVIKPRTPNQAQYVANILDHDITFGVGPAGTGKTYLAVAAAVDALERQDIRRILLTRPAVEAGEKLGFLPGDLSQKVDPYLRPLYDALFEMLGFERVEKLIERNVIEVAPLAYMRGRTLNDAFIILDESQNTTIEQMKMFLTRIGFNSKAVITGDVTQIDLPKNLKSGLRHAIEVLADVEEISFNFFHSEDVVRHPVVARIVNAYEAWENAEQKRKDALAEQRKREAQAAASDQEQK
- the miaB gene encoding tRNA (N6-isopentenyl adenosine(37)-C2)-methylthiotransferase MiaB, producing MTKKLLIKTWGCQMNEYDSSKMADLLGSTHGYELTEIAEEADVLLLNTCSIREKAQEKVFHQLGRWKALKDLNPNLIIGVGGCVASQEGAHIRERAHYVDVIFGPQTLHRLPEMINHVQGTRSPIVDISFPEIEKFDRLPEPRAEGPTAFVSIMEGCNKYCTFCVVPYTRGEEVSRPCDDVLFEIAQLAAQGVREVNLLGQNVNAYRGETYDGEICSFAELLRLVAAIDGIDRIRFTTSHPIEFTDDIISVYEDTPELVSFLHLPVQSGSDRVLTMMKRRHTALEYKAIIRKLHNARPGILISSDFIVGFPGETQADFEQTMKLIADVNFDMSYSFVYSARPGTPAADMIDDVPEEEKKQRLYLLQERITQQAMRFSRLMLGTVQRILVEGTSRKSVMELSGRTENNRVVNFEGTPDMIGKFVDVEIVDVYTNSLRGIVVRTEDQMDLRVHESPSSVIARTRKENEIGVGFYQP
- the asnB gene encoding asparagine synthase B, which gives rise to MCSIFGVLDLKSDPVELRKKALELSRLMRHRGPDWSGVYASDKAILAHERLSIVDVNTGAQPLYNAERTHILAVNGEIYNHQALRQQYGDRYAFQTGSDCEVILALYQEKGPAFLDELRGMFAFALYDSEKDAYLIGRDHLGIIPLYMGYDEHGNLYVASEMKALVPVCRTIKEFPAGSYLWSKDGEIREYYQRDWFDYDAVKDNETDKEALRDALEEAVKSHLMSDVPYGVLLSGGLDSSVISAITKKYAARRVEDDERSEAWWPQLHSFAVGLEGAPDLKAAQEVADHLGTVHHEIHFTVQEGLDAIRDVIYHIETYDVTTIRASTPMYLMSRKIKAMGIKMVLSGEGSDEVFGGYLYFHKAPNAKELHEETVRKLLALHQYDCARANKAMSAWGVEARVPFLDKNFLDVAMRINPRDKMCGNGKMEKHILRECFESYLPHSVAWRQKEQFSDGVGYSWIDTLKEVAAQQVTDQQLETARFRFPYNTPGSKEAYLYREIFEELFPVPSAAECVPGGPSVACSSAKAIEWDESFKKLDDPSGRAVGVHQSAYK
- the ybeY gene encoding rRNA maturation RNase YbeY, yielding MSQVILDLQIASEQAQGLPEEKDFQRWLEGVLPQFQEVSEVTIRIVDEAESRDLNNTYRGKDKPTNVLSFPFEVPPEVELPLLGDLIICRQVVEQEAAEQEKTVEEHWAHMVVHGSLHLLGYDHIEDSEAEEMEALETEIMQSMGYADPYLAEKDGLTE
- the ubiF gene encoding 3-demethoxyubiquinol 3-hydroxylase, whose protein sequence is MHYDAIVVGGGMVGAAAALGLAQQGFQVAVVEQEMPAPFDAAYPPDLRISAIGYASVALLKELGAWPRVQQMRSAPYRRLETWEWANARVVFDAADIHLPELGFMVENRVLQLALWESLQEEERCQCYCPATPQNLQRTNDGWCLQLADGQQLTASLVIGADGANSQVRQWAGIGISGWQYRQSCMLIGIETSQPQQDVTWQQFTPSGPRAFLPLFDQWGSLVWYDSPQRIRQLQAMPLAQLDKEIAAAFPERLGTVKALSAGSFPLVRRHAQTYIKPGLVLLGDAAHTINPLAGQGVNLGYRDVEALLDVLINARNAGEAWASERVLRRYQCRRMPDNLMMQSGMDLFYNAFSNALPPLSFARNMALMVAQRAGVLKQRALKYAIGV